From a single Streptomyces misionensis genomic region:
- the ispG gene encoding flavodoxin-dependent (E)-4-hydroxy-3-methylbut-2-enyl-diphosphate synthase → MTAISLGMPSVPTKLAERRKSRQIQVGSVPVGGDAPVSVQSMTTTRTSDVGATLQQIAELTASGCQIVRVACPTQDDADALPTIARKSQIPVIADIHFQPKYVFAAIEAGCAAVRVNPGNIKKFDDQVKEIAQAAKDHGTPIRIGVNAGSLDKRLLQKYGKATPEALVESALWEASLFEEHDFRDIKISVKHNDPVVMIEAYRQLAEQCDYPLHLGVTEAGPAFQGTIKSAVAFGALLSQGIGDTIRVSLSAPPVEEVKVGIQILESLNLRQRGLEIVSCPSCGRAQVDVYKLAEEVTAGLTGMEVPLRVAVMGCVVNGPGEAREADLGVASGNGKGQIFVKGEVIKTVPESKIVETLIEEAMKLAEKMQDEGVASGEPSVSVAG, encoded by the coding sequence ATGACTGCGATTTCTCTCGGCATGCCGTCCGTTCCGACCAAGCTCGCCGAGCGCCGCAAGAGCCGGCAGATCCAGGTTGGAAGCGTGCCGGTCGGCGGAGACGCACCCGTCTCGGTCCAGTCGATGACCACCACCCGCACGTCCGACGTCGGCGCCACCCTCCAGCAGATCGCCGAGCTGACCGCCTCCGGCTGCCAGATCGTCCGAGTCGCCTGCCCCACCCAGGACGACGCCGACGCGCTCCCCACCATCGCGCGCAAGTCGCAGATCCCGGTGATCGCGGACATCCACTTCCAGCCCAAGTACGTCTTCGCCGCCATCGAGGCCGGCTGCGCCGCGGTCCGCGTCAACCCCGGCAACATCAAGAAGTTCGACGACCAGGTCAAGGAGATCGCCCAGGCCGCCAAGGACCACGGCACCCCGATCCGCATCGGTGTGAACGCCGGCTCCCTGGACAAGCGCCTGCTCCAGAAGTACGGCAAGGCCACGCCGGAGGCGCTGGTCGAGTCGGCGCTGTGGGAGGCGTCCCTCTTCGAGGAGCACGACTTCCGCGACATCAAGATCTCCGTCAAGCACAACGACCCGGTCGTGATGATCGAGGCGTACCGGCAGCTCGCCGAGCAGTGCGACTACCCCCTCCACCTCGGCGTCACCGAGGCCGGCCCCGCCTTCCAGGGCACCATCAAGTCGGCCGTCGCCTTCGGCGCCCTCCTCTCCCAGGGCATCGGCGACACCATCCGCGTCTCGCTGTCCGCGCCCCCGGTGGAAGAGGTCAAGGTCGGCATCCAGATCCTGGAGTCCCTGAACCTGCGCCAGCGCGGCCTGGAGATCGTCTCCTGCCCGTCCTGCGGCCGCGCCCAGGTCGACGTCTACAAGCTCGCCGAAGAGGTCACCGCCGGCCTGACCGGCATGGAGGTCCCGCTCCGCGTCGCCGTCATGGGCTGCGTCGTCAACGGCCCCGGCGAGGCCCGCGAGGCCGACCTCGGCGTCGCCTCCGGCAACGGCAAGGGCCAGATCTTCGTCAAGGGCGAGGTCATCAAGACCGTTCCCGAGTCCAAGATCGTGGAGACCCTCATCGAGGAGGCCATGAAGCTGGCCGAGAAGATGCAGGACGAGGGCGTGGCGTCCGGCGAGCCGTCGGTGTCGGTCGCGGGCTGA
- a CDS encoding acyl-CoA dehydrogenase family protein → MSAPTTHRSTVTEREARQVAEAARERDWRKPSFAKELFLGRFRLDLVHPHPLPAEESVRRGEEFLAKLRAFCETEIDSARIEREARIPDEVVAGLKELGALGMKIDPEYGGLGLTQLYYNKALALVGSASPAVGALLSAHQSIGVPQPVKMFGTQEQKDAFLPRCARTDISAFLLTEPDVGSDPARLATTAVPDGDEYVLDGVKLWTTNGVVADLLVVMARVPKSEGHPGGITAFVVEAASEGITVEHRNAFMGLRGIENGVTRFHRVRVPAAHRVGPEGAGLKIALTTLNTGRLSLPALCAGAGKWCLKIAREWSAEREQWGKPVALHEAVGAKISFIAATTFALEAVLDLSSQMADENRNDIRIEAALAKLYGSEMAWRMADELVQIRGGRGYETAASLKARGERAVPAEQMLRDLRINRIFEGSTEIMHLLIAREAVDAHLSVAGDLVDPSKSLPDKARAGAHAGVFYAKWLPRLVAGPGQLPTSYGEFRHGVDLSCHLRYIERAARRLARSTFYGMSRWQGRMETKQGFLGRIVDIGAELFAMSAACVRAERLRTRDEHGREAYQLADAFCRQARVRVEELFARLWTNTDDLDRKVVRGVLGGAYTWLEEGIVDPSEDGPWIADATPGPATADNARRPYGD, encoded by the coding sequence ATGTCCGCACCTACCACGCACCGCAGCACCGTCACCGAGCGCGAGGCCCGTCAGGTCGCGGAGGCCGCGCGGGAGCGGGACTGGCGCAAGCCCAGTTTCGCCAAGGAGCTGTTCCTCGGGCGCTTCCGGCTGGACCTCGTCCACCCGCACCCGCTGCCCGCCGAGGAGTCCGTACGGCGCGGCGAGGAGTTCCTGGCCAAGCTGCGCGCCTTCTGCGAGACGGAGATCGACTCCGCCCGCATCGAGCGCGAGGCCCGCATACCCGACGAGGTCGTGGCCGGCCTGAAGGAACTCGGCGCGCTCGGCATGAAGATCGACCCGGAGTACGGCGGTCTCGGCCTCACCCAGCTCTACTACAACAAGGCGCTCGCCCTGGTCGGCTCCGCGAGCCCGGCGGTGGGCGCGCTGCTCTCCGCGCACCAGTCGATCGGCGTGCCCCAGCCGGTGAAGATGTTCGGCACGCAGGAGCAGAAGGACGCCTTCCTGCCGCGCTGCGCGCGCACCGACATCTCCGCCTTCCTGCTCACCGAGCCGGACGTCGGCTCCGACCCGGCACGCCTCGCCACCACGGCGGTCCCGGACGGCGACGAGTACGTCCTGGACGGCGTGAAGCTGTGGACCACCAACGGGGTCGTCGCCGATCTCCTGGTCGTCATGGCGCGGGTGCCGAAGTCCGAGGGGCATCCGGGCGGCATCACCGCGTTCGTGGTGGAGGCGGCCTCGGAAGGGATCACCGTCGAGCACCGCAACGCCTTCATGGGGCTGCGCGGCATCGAGAACGGCGTCACCCGCTTCCACCGGGTGCGGGTCCCGGCCGCCCACCGCGTCGGACCCGAGGGCGCGGGCCTGAAGATCGCGCTCACCACGCTCAACACCGGCCGCCTCTCGCTGCCCGCGCTGTGCGCGGGCGCCGGCAAATGGTGTCTGAAAATCGCCCGTGAATGGTCGGCGGAGCGGGAGCAGTGGGGCAAGCCGGTCGCGCTCCACGAGGCCGTGGGCGCCAAGATCAGCTTCATCGCGGCCACCACCTTCGCCCTGGAGGCGGTGCTGGACCTGTCCTCCCAGATGGCCGACGAGAACCGCAACGACATCCGCATCGAGGCCGCCCTCGCCAAGCTCTACGGCTCCGAGATGGCGTGGCGGATGGCCGACGAACTGGTCCAGATCCGCGGCGGACGCGGCTACGAGACCGCCGCCTCCCTCAAGGCGCGCGGCGAGCGGGCCGTACCCGCCGAGCAGATGCTGCGCGACCTGCGCATCAACCGCATCTTCGAGGGCTCCACGGAGATCATGCACCTGCTGATCGCACGCGAGGCGGTGGACGCCCACCTCTCGGTCGCCGGCGACCTCGTCGACCCGTCGAAGTCCCTGCCCGACAAGGCGAGGGCGGGGGCGCACGCGGGCGTGTTCTACGCCAAGTGGCTGCCGAGGCTGGTGGCCGGGCCGGGGCAGCTGCCGACGTCGTACGGCGAGTTCCGGCACGGCGTCGACCTGTCCTGCCATCTGCGCTACATCGAGCGCGCCGCCCGCAGGCTGGCCCGCTCCACCTTCTACGGCATGTCCCGCTGGCAGGGCCGGATGGAGACCAAGCAGGGCTTCCTCGGGCGGATCGTGGACATCGGAGCGGAGCTGTTCGCGATGAGCGCGGCCTGTGTGCGGGCCGAGCGGCTGCGCACCCGGGACGAACACGGGCGCGAGGCCTACCAGCTGGCCGACGCCTTCTGCCGCCAGGCCCGCGTCCGCGTCGAGGAGCTGTTCGCCCGGCTGTGGACCAACACCGACGACCTCGACCGGAAGGTGGTCAGGGGCGTCCTCGGCGGCGCCTACACCTGGCTGGAGGAGGGCATCGTGGACCCGTCCGAGGACGGCCCGTGGATCGCCGACGCGACCCCCGGACCGGCCACCGCCGACAACGCCCGCCGGCCCTACGGCGACTGA
- a CDS encoding TetR/AcrR family transcriptional regulator: protein MQAGRDTVAEPTTRRLRLADAAISTLARAGMRGLTHRAVEETAGVPAGTCSYYFPTRQALLRAAVDRLAEIDLADVAERPAITEPADLASIAAAVADLVEHLVTAGRERMLARYELSLESTRRPELHTVLATAGKAHRAVARELLTAAGASDPPSQAPVFVAFLDGLVFDRLAGAGAPPPASAELRAHLLAVLRGFTRPLQA from the coding sequence GTGCAGGCAGGGAGGGACACGGTGGCCGAGCCCACGACAAGACGGCTGCGACTGGCCGACGCGGCGATCAGCACGCTGGCCCGGGCGGGGATGCGCGGTCTGACCCATCGCGCCGTCGAAGAGACGGCGGGGGTGCCCGCGGGGACGTGTTCGTACTACTTCCCCACCCGGCAGGCGCTGCTGCGGGCGGCGGTCGACCGGCTGGCCGAGATCGATCTCGCCGATGTGGCCGAGCGCCCGGCCATCACGGAACCGGCGGACCTGGCCTCCATCGCCGCGGCCGTCGCCGACCTGGTCGAACACCTGGTCACCGCCGGCCGCGAACGCATGCTGGCGCGCTACGAACTGTCCCTGGAGTCCACGCGGCGACCCGAACTGCACACCGTCCTCGCCACCGCGGGCAAGGCCCACCGGGCCGTGGCCCGGGAACTGCTCACCGCGGCGGGCGCGTCCGATCCACCCTCCCAGGCACCGGTGTTCGTGGCCTTCCTGGACGGCCTCGTCTTCGACCGGCTGGCGGGCGCGGGCGCGCCTCCACCGGCCTCCGCCGAACTCCGCGCCCACCTCCTCGCCGTCCTGCGCGGCTTCACGAGGCCGCTTCAGGCGTGA
- a CDS encoding lamin tail domain-containing protein: protein MRTIRLRAALPALAGATLLAGTLLSTPAEAAGGVRIHHVWFDSPGSDNRSNTSLNGEWVQIKNTGGSAVSLKGWVLKDASNHKYVFPNVKIGAGKYMKIHTGSGKDTTTDKYQGRRAYVWNNDKDTATLTRASGAKVSSCSWTTRDPSDKYC, encoded by the coding sequence ATGCGGACCATACGGCTGCGCGCCGCCCTGCCCGCCCTCGCCGGTGCGACCCTGCTCGCCGGCACCCTGCTCAGCACCCCGGCCGAGGCCGCGGGGGGTGTGAGGATCCACCACGTCTGGTTCGACAGCCCCGGCTCGGACAACCGCTCGAACACGAGCCTGAACGGCGAGTGGGTGCAGATCAAGAACACCGGCGGCTCGGCCGTCTCGCTCAAGGGCTGGGTGCTCAAGGACGCCTCGAACCACAAGTACGTCTTCCCGAACGTCAAGATCGGCGCCGGGAAGTACATGAAGATCCACACCGGCAGCGGCAAGGACACCACGACGGACAAGTACCAGGGCCGCCGCGCCTACGTCTGGAACAACGACAAGGACACCGCCACGCTGACCAGGGCGAGCGGCGCCAAGGTCTCCTCGTGCTCCTGGACGACGCGGGACCCGAGCGACAAGTACTGCTGA
- a CDS encoding M50 family metallopeptidase, whose translation MTTLMFILGIVVFALGLLVSIAWHELGHLSTAKLFGIRVPQYMVGFGPTVWSRKKGDTEYGIKAIPLGGYIRMIGMFPPDNAGRISARSTSPWRGMIEDARSAAYEELQPGDETRMFYTRKPWKRVIVMFAGPFMNLVLAVGLFFTVLMGFGIQQQTTTVSSVSPCVIAQSENRDTCKKTDPASPAAAAGIQKRDRIVSFAGTPTKDWNTLSDLIRDSAGKNVPIVVERDGRQLTLHAKIATNLVAQKDSSGTYVQGKYVKAGFLGFSSATGVQKLGFGDSVTWMTDRVGDAVDSLAALPGKIPALWNAAFGDGPRQPDSPVGIVGAARITGDIATLHIPASQQVAMFVMLLAGFNLSLFLFNMLPLLPLDGGHIAGALWEALRRNLARVLRRPDPGPFDVAKLMPVAYVVAGIFVCFTVLVLIADVVNPVKIS comes from the coding sequence ATGACGACCTTGATGTTCATCCTCGGCATAGTGGTCTTCGCGCTCGGCCTGCTCGTCTCGATCGCGTGGCACGAGCTGGGGCACCTGTCCACGGCCAAGCTCTTCGGCATCCGCGTCCCGCAGTACATGGTCGGCTTCGGCCCGACCGTCTGGTCGCGCAAGAAGGGCGACACCGAGTACGGCATCAAGGCCATCCCGCTGGGCGGCTACATCCGCATGATCGGCATGTTCCCGCCGGACAACGCCGGCCGGATCTCCGCCCGCTCCACCTCGCCGTGGCGCGGGATGATCGAGGACGCCCGCTCGGCCGCCTACGAGGAGCTCCAGCCGGGCGACGAGACCCGCATGTTCTACACCCGCAAGCCGTGGAAGCGGGTCATCGTCATGTTCGCGGGCCCGTTCATGAACCTGGTCCTCGCGGTGGGCCTGTTCTTCACGGTCCTGATGGGCTTCGGCATCCAGCAGCAGACCACCACCGTCTCCTCCGTCTCGCCCTGCGTCATCGCGCAGAGCGAGAACCGCGACACCTGCAAGAAGACCGACCCGGCCTCCCCGGCCGCGGCCGCCGGCATCCAGAAGCGGGACCGGATCGTCTCCTTCGCGGGCACGCCCACCAAGGACTGGAACACCCTCTCCGACCTGATCCGCGACAGCGCCGGCAAGAACGTGCCGATCGTCGTGGAGCGCGACGGCAGGCAGCTCACGCTGCACGCCAAGATCGCCACCAACCTGGTCGCCCAGAAGGACTCCAGCGGCACCTACGTGCAGGGCAAGTACGTCAAGGCCGGGTTCCTCGGCTTCAGCTCCGCCACCGGCGTGCAGAAGCTGGGCTTCGGCGACTCCGTGACCTGGATGACCGACCGCGTCGGTGACGCCGTCGACTCCCTGGCCGCGCTGCCCGGCAAGATCCCGGCCCTGTGGAACGCCGCCTTCGGCGACGGCCCGCGCCAGCCCGACTCCCCGGTCGGCATCGTCGGCGCGGCCCGCATCACCGGCGACATCGCCACCCTGCACATCCCCGCCTCCCAGCAGGTGGCGATGTTCGTGATGCTGCTCGCCGGCTTCAACCTCTCGCTGTTCCTGTTCAACATGCTCCCGCTGCTCCCGCTCGACGGCGGCCACATCGCCGGCGCCCTGTGGGAGGCCCTGCGCCGCAACCTGGCCCGGGTGCTGCGCCGCCCGGACCCCGGCCCGTTCGACGTGGCCAAGCTGATGCCGGTGGCGTACGTGGTGGCCGGGATCTTCGTCTGCTTCACCGTCCTGGTGCTCATCGCGGACGTCGTCAACCCGGTGAAGATCTCCTAG
- the dxr gene encoding 1-deoxy-D-xylulose-5-phosphate reductoisomerase — protein sequence MTDSPAHPAPLADPHLVYDPLAGDGPKDVVVLGSTGSIGTQAIDLVLRNPDRFRVTALSANGGRISLLAEQARRLRVRTVAVAREDAVPALREALAVEYGPGEPLPEILAGPEAATRVAASDCHTVLNGITGSIGLAPTLAALEAGHTLALANKESLIVGGPLVKALAKPGQIIPVDSEHAALFQALACGTRADVRKLVVTASGGPFRGRTKADLADVTVQDALAHPTWAMGPVITVNSATLVNKGLEVIEAHLLYDIPFERIEVVVHPQSYVHSMVEFTDGSTLAQATPPDMRGPIAIGLGWPERVPDAAPAFDWSKASTWEFFPLDNEAFPSVDLARHVGRLAGTAPAVFNAANEECVGAFLNGALPFNGIMETVTRVVEEHGTPAAGTSLTVSDVLEAETWARARAREITATTATAEARA from the coding sequence ATGACCGACAGCCCTGCCCATCCGGCACCCCTCGCCGACCCCCACCTCGTCTACGACCCCCTCGCGGGCGACGGCCCCAAGGACGTGGTGGTCCTCGGCTCCACCGGATCCATCGGCACCCAGGCCATCGACCTCGTGCTGCGCAATCCGGACCGCTTCCGCGTCACCGCGCTGTCCGCCAACGGCGGCCGGATCTCCCTCCTCGCCGAGCAGGCGCGCCGGCTGCGGGTGCGCACCGTCGCGGTCGCCCGCGAGGACGCCGTACCCGCCCTGCGCGAGGCGCTCGCCGTGGAGTACGGCCCCGGCGAGCCGCTGCCCGAGATCCTCGCGGGGCCGGAGGCGGCCACCCGGGTCGCCGCCTCCGACTGCCACACCGTGCTGAACGGCATCACCGGCTCCATCGGCCTCGCGCCCACCCTCGCCGCCCTGGAGGCGGGCCACACCCTGGCGCTCGCCAACAAGGAGTCGCTGATCGTCGGCGGTCCGCTGGTCAAGGCGCTGGCCAAGCCCGGGCAGATCATCCCCGTCGACTCCGAGCACGCCGCGCTCTTCCAGGCCCTCGCCTGCGGCACCCGCGCCGATGTGCGCAAGCTGGTCGTCACCGCCTCCGGCGGCCCCTTCCGCGGCCGTACCAAGGCGGACCTGGCCGACGTCACCGTGCAGGACGCCCTCGCCCACCCCACCTGGGCGATGGGCCCGGTGATCACCGTCAACTCCGCGACGCTGGTCAACAAGGGCCTGGAGGTCATCGAGGCGCACCTGCTGTACGACATCCCCTTCGAGCGCATCGAGGTGGTCGTGCACCCGCAGTCGTACGTCCATTCGATGGTCGAGTTCACCGACGGCTCCACGCTCGCCCAGGCGACGCCGCCGGACATGCGCGGGCCGATCGCGATCGGGCTCGGCTGGCCCGAACGGGTCCCGGACGCGGCGCCCGCCTTCGACTGGAGCAAGGCCTCCACCTGGGAGTTCTTCCCGCTGGACAACGAGGCCTTCCCCTCGGTGGATCTCGCCCGTCACGTAGGACGGCTCGCGGGAACGGCGCCGGCGGTGTTCAATGCGGCCAACGAGGAGTGCGTCGGGGCGTTCCTGAACGGCGCGCTGCCCTTCAACGGGATCATGGAGACCGTCACCCGGGTCGTCGAGGAACACGGCACCCCGGCCGCGGGAACTTCGCTCACGGTGTCGGACGTCCTCGAAGCGGAGACCTGGGCGCGTGCCCGGGCCCGTGAGATCACAGCCACGACGGCGACCGCGGAGGCGCGTGCATGA
- a CDS encoding aldehyde dehydrogenase family protein, whose amino-acid sequence MTSTHAFWLAGRQVTGDDTFDVTSSWDGRLVGTVSVPTDAQVEEAVAAAYAVRDEFAATPAHVRAAALDHVAKRLVERTEEIGRLISAENGKPIKWARGEVGRAASVFRFAAEEARRFNGGDAQRLDTDAGGQGRLALTRRFPRGVVLGIAPFNFPLNLCAHKVAPAIAAGAPIILKPAPATPLSGLVIGELLAETDLPAGSWSILPVPNDKMPALVQDERLPVISFTGSEKVGYAIMDSVPRKHCTLELGGNGAAVVLGDYASDADLDWAANRIATFSNYQGGQSCISVQRVIADAAVYDRLLPRVVAAVEAQVTGDPNDDKTDVGPLVSEEAAKRVESWVTEAVEAGATLLTGGVRDGASYAPTVLTDLPADVTLAHEEVFGPVLSVQKVDGEAEAFAAVNDSKYGLQAGVFTHDLEAAFRAHRALEVGGVVIGDVPSYRADQMPYGGAKQSGVGREGVRSAMEDYTYERVLVLTGLAL is encoded by the coding sequence ATGACTTCCACCCACGCCTTCTGGCTCGCCGGCCGCCAGGTCACCGGCGACGACACCTTCGACGTCACCTCGTCGTGGGACGGCCGGCTCGTCGGCACCGTCAGCGTGCCGACCGACGCCCAGGTCGAGGAGGCCGTGGCCGCCGCGTACGCCGTCCGGGACGAGTTCGCCGCGACCCCGGCCCACGTGCGCGCCGCCGCCCTCGACCACGTGGCCAAGCGCCTGGTCGAGCGCACCGAGGAGATCGGCCGGCTGATCTCCGCCGAGAACGGCAAGCCCATCAAGTGGGCCCGCGGCGAGGTCGGCCGCGCCGCGTCCGTGTTCCGCTTCGCCGCGGAGGAGGCCCGCCGGTTCAACGGCGGCGACGCCCAGCGGCTCGACACCGACGCCGGCGGCCAGGGCCGCCTCGCCCTCACCCGGCGTTTCCCCCGGGGCGTCGTGCTCGGCATCGCGCCGTTCAACTTCCCGCTGAACCTGTGCGCCCACAAGGTCGCCCCGGCGATCGCGGCCGGCGCCCCGATCATCCTCAAGCCGGCCCCGGCCACCCCGCTGTCCGGCCTGGTCATCGGCGAGCTGCTGGCCGAGACCGACCTGCCGGCCGGCTCCTGGTCGATCCTCCCCGTCCCGAACGACAAGATGCCCGCCCTCGTCCAGGACGAGCGCCTGCCGGTCATCTCCTTCACCGGTTCCGAGAAGGTCGGCTACGCGATCATGGACTCGGTGCCGCGCAAGCACTGCACGCTGGAGCTCGGCGGCAACGGCGCGGCCGTGGTCCTCGGCGACTACGCCTCCGACGCCGACCTGGACTGGGCCGCGAACCGCATCGCGACCTTCTCCAACTACCAGGGCGGCCAGTCCTGCATCTCCGTGCAGCGCGTGATCGCCGACGCCGCCGTGTACGACCGGCTGCTGCCGCGCGTCGTGGCCGCCGTCGAGGCCCAGGTCACCGGTGACCCCAACGACGACAAGACCGACGTCGGCCCGCTGGTCAGCGAGGAGGCCGCCAAGCGCGTGGAGTCCTGGGTGACGGAGGCCGTCGAGGCCGGCGCCACGCTGCTCACCGGTGGGGTCCGCGACGGCGCCTCGTACGCGCCGACCGTGCTCACCGACCTCCCGGCGGACGTCACCCTCGCCCACGAGGAGGTCTTCGGGCCGGTCCTGTCCGTGCAGAAGGTGGACGGCGAGGCCGAGGCGTTCGCCGCGGTCAACGACTCCAAGTACGGCCTCCAGGCGGGCGTGTTCACCCACGACCTCGAGGCCGCCTTCCGCGCCCACCGCGCCCTGGAGGTCGGCGGCGTGGTCATCGGCGACGTCCCCTCCTACCGCGCCGACCAGATGCCGTACGGCGGCGCCAAGCAGTCCGGCGTCGGCCGCGAGGGCGTCCGCTCCGCGATGGAGGACTACACCTACGAGCGCGTCCTGGTCCTCACCGGCCTCGCGCTCTGA
- a CDS encoding GNAT family N-acetyltransferase, giving the protein MLTQTTSRVLDPSDLDAALAVLDREPVANAFVTARVRVAGLDPWRLGGEMWGWYEDGMLTSLCYAGANLVPICATPRAVRAFAERARRSGRRCSSIVGPADATAELWHLLEPHWGPAREVRSRQPLMVTDHMPDTVAPDPYVRRVRKDEMETIMPACVAMFTEEVGVSPLAGDGGLLYQARVAELVGSGRSFARLDKDGKVLFKAEIGAATPQACQIQGVWVAPEHRGKGLAAPAMAAVLRYALADVAPVVSLYVNDFNTAARRTYRKVGFQEIGAFMSVLF; this is encoded by the coding sequence GTGTTGACCCAGACCACCTCACGGGTGCTCGATCCGAGCGACCTCGACGCCGCGCTCGCCGTTCTCGACCGCGAGCCGGTCGCGAACGCCTTCGTGACCGCGCGCGTCCGGGTCGCCGGGCTCGACCCCTGGCGCCTCGGCGGCGAGATGTGGGGCTGGTACGAGGACGGCATGCTGACGTCCCTGTGCTACGCGGGCGCCAACCTGGTCCCCATCTGCGCCACCCCGCGCGCCGTGCGCGCCTTCGCCGAGCGCGCCCGGCGGTCCGGCCGGCGCTGCTCCTCCATCGTCGGCCCGGCGGACGCCACCGCCGAACTCTGGCACCTGCTGGAGCCGCACTGGGGCCCGGCCCGCGAGGTCCGGTCCCGCCAGCCGCTGATGGTCACCGACCACATGCCCGACACCGTCGCCCCGGACCCCTACGTCCGCCGCGTCCGCAAGGACGAGATGGAGACGATCATGCCGGCGTGCGTGGCGATGTTCACCGAGGAGGTCGGCGTCTCCCCGCTGGCCGGCGACGGCGGACTGCTCTACCAGGCCCGGGTCGCCGAACTCGTCGGCTCCGGGCGCTCCTTCGCCCGCCTGGACAAGGACGGCAAGGTCCTCTTCAAGGCCGAGATCGGCGCGGCGACCCCCCAGGCCTGCCAGATCCAGGGCGTGTGGGTGGCCCCCGAGCACCGCGGCAAGGGCCTCGCCGCTCCCGCCATGGCCGCGGTCCTGCGCTACGCCCTGGCCGACGTGGCCCCCGTGGTCAGCCTCTACGTCAACGACTTCAACACCGCCGCGCGCCGCACCTACCGCAAGGTGGGATTCCAGGAGATAGGCGCCTTCATGAGTGTGCTCTTCTGA
- a CDS encoding FAD-dependent monooxygenase → MSSGAARPGGVPGRAIVAGAGIGGLAAAVALARHGWRVEVLERAAGFGEAGSGLSVWPNGVRALEALGLGERVRARALVETRAGIRDVSGRWLSRTDTEELGRRHGPLVMIHRADLLDILRAALPEGALRTGTRVDAVTDHGSHVEVRHGGGVSRADLLVGADGIRSTVRSALWPQAPSPRYAGYTAWRTIVDPGRPLQVGGETWGRGERVGVAPLADGRVYLFGVADAPEGQRGPDGELAEMRRRFGGWHDPVPELLAAATEDAVMRHDIYELPPLDSFVRGRCVLLGDAAHAMTPNLGQGANQALEDAVTLAALLAAHPDADSALARYDRERRARTRMIARRSRRIGAVAQCARTPACLARDRLLRLTPSSVMLAALAPVLGWRPPSPE, encoded by the coding sequence GTGAGTTCAGGAGCGGCGCGTCCGGGTGGGGTCCCGGGCCGCGCGATCGTGGCCGGGGCGGGGATCGGCGGGCTGGCCGCGGCCGTCGCGCTGGCCCGGCACGGATGGCGGGTCGAGGTGCTGGAACGGGCCGCCGGATTCGGTGAGGCCGGCTCGGGGCTTTCGGTGTGGCCCAACGGGGTCCGTGCGCTGGAGGCCCTGGGGCTGGGCGAGCGGGTGCGCGCGCGTGCCCTCGTGGAGACCCGGGCCGGCATCCGGGACGTCTCCGGCCGCTGGCTGTCGCGCACGGACACCGAGGAACTGGGGCGCCGCCACGGCCCGCTGGTGATGATCCATCGCGCCGACCTGCTCGACATCCTGCGCGCGGCCCTGCCGGAAGGGGCCCTGCGCACCGGCACGCGCGTCGACGCCGTCACGGACCACGGCTCGCACGTGGAGGTGCGGCACGGCGGGGGAGTCTCGCGCGCCGATCTGCTCGTGGGGGCCGACGGCATTCGCAGCACCGTACGGAGCGCGCTCTGGCCGCAGGCCCCCTCGCCCCGCTACGCCGGATACACGGCGTGGCGCACCATCGTCGACCCGGGCCGGCCGCTGCAGGTGGGCGGAGAGACCTGGGGGCGCGGCGAACGCGTCGGTGTCGCCCCCCTCGCCGACGGCCGCGTCTACCTCTTCGGTGTCGCCGACGCCCCCGAGGGGCAACGCGGTCCCGACGGCGAACTGGCCGAGATGAGGCGGCGCTTCGGCGGCTGGCACGACCCGGTACCGGAGCTTCTGGCCGCCGCCACCGAGGACGCGGTGATGCGCCACGACATCTACGAACTGCCCCCGCTGGACAGCTTCGTCCGCGGCCGGTGCGTGCTGCTCGGCGACGCCGCGCACGCCATGACACCCAACCTCGGGCAGGGCGCCAACCAGGCCCTGGAGGACGCCGTCACCCTGGCCGCGCTGCTGGCCGCCCACCCGGACGCGGACTCCGCCCTGGCCCGCTACGACCGCGAGCGCCGCGCCCGCACCCGGATGATCGCCCGGCGCTCCCGCCGGATCGGAGCCGTCGCACAGTGCGCCCGGACCCCGGCCTGTCTCGCACGCGACCGGCTGCTCCGCCTGACCCCCTCGTCGGTCATGCTGGCCGCGCTCGCCCCGGTCCTCGGCTGGCGGCCGCCGTCACCGGAGTGA